The sequence TTTGACTTTGATGGCGACCGCAACTAAAAAAGCGCGATGAGATCGGAGTTTGAAAATGCGTGTTTCAAAGGAGAAGGCCTCGGCGAACCGAGATGCATTGCTGAAGGCGGCGAGCAGGCTGTTCCGCCAGCGTGGTATTGAAGGAGTCGGCGTGGCCGAAATCGCCAAAGAAGCGGGTCTCACTCACGGCGCGCTCTATGCTCATTTCTCATCTAAGGATGAACTGGCAGCAGCGGCGTTTTCCTATGGCTTTGCGCGGAATATGGCAGATACCCGCGCTTGGGCCGGGGATCGAAACCCCAGCTTTCAGGATTACATGGGAGGTCTGCTGTCACCGTTCATGCGTGACAAACTTGAAACAGGTTGTCCGATGGCCGCTTCCGCCAGCGAAATTGGGCGGCAGGACTGTGGCGTGAGCGCCAGCTTTACCGACGCGTTCCAAGAGATGGCCGCCATGCTGGAAGGTTCGATCGAGACGATCATTCCGGCCGCTGAAAAGCGCAAACTTGCGATAGCCGCCGTCGCCGCAGAAATTGGTGCCATGGCCGTGTCTCGTGCTATCGCGAAGACGGACGTGGCCTTGGCGGACGAAGTGTTGCAAGCCGTTCTCGAGACAGTCGCCGCTGCCTATCGGGGAAGTCGGCGGATTGGATAATCTTAGCTAGGTCGTGAACTCATAAAACGGAGACGGCCGGCCTTGGAGGGCCTTGGTTCAATGCACCGCGAAAAGGTGACTATCCTCGAGATCGGCCCAGCGACCTATCGGATCAGCTGTGCGCAGATCAAAGATGGCTGACAATACGCCGTCAACGAACAGCCCGACTGCGGCCACAGATGAGCTCCACCGGATCGAAACGGGCGTGTCAGCAGGCAAGTCGGTCACAGCTTTGGCATTGAAGGCGGAGACGATCCGTTTGCCCTCCTGCTTTCTCATGTCGAGCAAATAGAAGTATGCTGTTTCGTCATTTCTTTCGAATACGGCCCCGAACCGCCCTAGGTCGTCAGTCGCGCTTTCGTAGACATCGATCATAGCTGCTCCTCCTCGCAAACTTGGCCAACGCGACGAATGTTCGCAAGCTGGATGTTCACCGATAGGTCGCTTTCAACGCGAGC comes from Mesorhizobium japonicum MAFF 303099 and encodes:
- a CDS encoding DUF2251 domain-containing protein encodes the protein MIDVYESATDDLGRFGAVFERNDETAYFYLLDMRKQEGKRIVSAFNAKAVTDLPADTPVSIRWSSSVAAVGLFVDGVLSAIFDLRTADPIGRWADLEDSHLFAVH
- a CDS encoding TetR/AcrR family transcriptional regulator, which produces MRVSKEKASANRDALLKAASRLFRQRGIEGVGVAEIAKEAGLTHGALYAHFSSKDELAAAAFSYGFARNMADTRAWAGDRNPSFQDYMGGLLSPFMRDKLETGCPMAASASEIGRQDCGVSASFTDAFQEMAAMLEGSIETIIPAAEKRKLAIAAVAAEIGAMAVSRAIAKTDVALADEVLQAVLETVAAAYRGSRRIG